Proteins from one Gorilla gorilla gorilla isolate KB3781 chromosome 11, NHGRI_mGorGor1-v2.1_pri, whole genome shotgun sequence genomic window:
- the DNAJB2 gene encoding dnaJ homolog subfamily B member 2 isoform X1 — MASYYEILDVPRSASADDIKKAYRRKALQWHPDKNPDNKEFAEKKFKEVAEAYEVLSDKHKREIYDRYGREGLTGTGTGPSRAEAGSGGPGFTFTFRSPEEVFREFFGSGDPFAELFDDLGPFSELQNRGSRHSGPFFTFSSSFPGHSDFSSSSFSFSPGAGAFRSVSTSTTFVQGRRITTRRIMENGQERVEVEEDGQLKSVTINGVPDDLALGLELSRREQQPSVTSRSGGTQVQQTPASCPLDSDLSEDEDLQLAMAYSLSEMEAAGKKPAGGREAQHRRQGRPKAQHQDPGLGGTQEGARGEATKRSPSPEEKASRCLIL, encoded by the exons ATGGCATCCTACTACGAGATCCTAGACGTGCCGCGAAGTGCGTCCGCTGATGACATCAAGAAGGC GTATCGGCGCAAGGCTCTCCAGTGGCACCCAGACAAAAACCCAGATAATAAAGAATTTGCTGAGAAGAAATTTAAGGAGGTGGCCGAGGCATATGAAGTGCTATCTGACA AGCACAAGCGGGAGATTTACGACCGCTATGGCCGGGAAGGGCTGACAGGGACAG GAACTGGCCCATCTCGGGCAGAAGCTGGCAGTGGTGGGCCTGGCTTCACCTTCACCTTCCGCAGCCCCGAGGAGGTCTTCCGGGAATTCTTTGGGAGTGGAGACCCTTTTGCGGAGCTCTTTG ATGACCTGGGCCCCTTCTCAGAGCTTCAGAACCGGGGTTCCCGACACTCAGGCCCCTTCTttaccttctcttcctccttccctgggcACTCCG ATTTCTCCTCCTCATCTTTCTCCTTCAGTCCCGGGGCTGGTGCTTTTCGCTCTGTTTCTACATCTACCACCTTTGTCCAAGGACGCCGCATCACCACACGCAG AATCATGGAGAACGGGCAGGAGCGGGTGGAAGTGGAGGAGGATGGGCAGCTGAAGTCAGTCACAATCAATG GTGTCCCAGATGACCTGGCACTGGGCTTGGAGCTGAGCCGTCGCGAGCAGCAGCCGTCAGTCACTTCCAGGTCTGGGGGCACTCAGGTCCAGCAGACCCCTGCCTCATGCCCCTTGGACAGCGACCTCTCTGAGGATGAGGACCTGCAGCTGGCCATGGCCTACAGCCTGTCAGAGATGGAGGCAGCTGGGAAGAAACCCGCAGGTGGGCGGGAGGCACAGCACCGACGGCAGGGGCGGCCCAAGGCCCAGCACCAAGATCCAGGCTTGGGGGGGACCCAGGAGGGTGCGAGGGGTGAAGCAACCAAACGCAGCCCATCCCCAGAGGAGAAGGCCTCTCGCTGCCTCATCCTCTGA
- the DNAJB2 gene encoding dnaJ homolog subfamily B member 2 isoform X3, with product MNPEHKREIYDRYGREGLTGTGTGPSRAEAGSGGPGFTFTFRSPEEVFREFFGSGDPFAELFDDLGPFSELQNRGSRHSGPFFTFSSSFPGHSDFSSSSFSFSPGAGAFRSVSTSTTFVQGRRITTRRIMENGQERVEVEEDGQLKSVTINGVPDDLALGLELSRREQQPSVTSRSGGTQVQQTPASCPLDSDLSEDEDLQLAMAYSLSEMEAAGKKPAGGREAQHRRQGRPKAQHQDPGLGGTQEGARGEATKRSPSPEEKASRCLIL from the exons ATGAATCCAG AGCACAAGCGGGAGATTTACGACCGCTATGGCCGGGAAGGGCTGACAGGGACAG GAACTGGCCCATCTCGGGCAGAAGCTGGCAGTGGTGGGCCTGGCTTCACCTTCACCTTCCGCAGCCCCGAGGAGGTCTTCCGGGAATTCTTTGGGAGTGGAGACCCTTTTGCGGAGCTCTTTG ATGACCTGGGCCCCTTCTCAGAGCTTCAGAACCGGGGTTCCCGACACTCAGGCCCCTTCTttaccttctcttcctccttccctgggcACTCCG ATTTCTCCTCCTCATCTTTCTCCTTCAGTCCCGGGGCTGGTGCTTTTCGCTCTGTTTCTACATCTACCACCTTTGTCCAAGGACGCCGCATCACCACACGCAG AATCATGGAGAACGGGCAGGAGCGGGTGGAAGTGGAGGAGGATGGGCAGCTGAAGTCAGTCACAATCAATG GTGTCCCAGATGACCTGGCACTGGGCTTGGAGCTGAGCCGTCGCGAGCAGCAGCCGTCAGTCACTTCCAGGTCTGGGGGCACTCAGGTCCAGCAGACCCCTGCCTCATGCCCCTTGGACAGCGACCTCTCTGAGGATGAGGACCTGCAGCTGGCCATGGCCTACAGCCTGTCAGAGATGGAGGCAGCTGGGAAGAAACCCGCAGGTGGGCGGGAGGCACAGCACCGACGGCAGGGGCGGCCCAAGGCCCAGCACCAAGATCCAGGCTTGGGGGGGACCCAGGAGGGTGCGAGGGGTGAAGCAACCAAACGCAGCCCATCCCCAGAGGAGAAGGCCTCTCGCTGCCTCATCCTCTGA
- the DNAJB2 gene encoding dnaJ homolog subfamily B member 2 isoform X4 gives MNPEHKREIYDRYGREGLTGTGTGPSRAEAGSGGPGFTFTFRSPEEVFREFFGSGDPFAELFDDLGPFSELQNRGSRHSGPFFTFSSSFPGHSDFSSSSFSFSPGAGAFRSVSTSTTFVQGRRITTRRIMENGQERVEVEEDGQLKSVTINGVPDDLALGLELSRREQQPSVTSRSGGTQVQQTPASCPLDSDLSEDEDLQLAMAYSLSEMEAAGKKPADVF, from the exons ATGAATCCAG AGCACAAGCGGGAGATTTACGACCGCTATGGCCGGGAAGGGCTGACAGGGACAG GAACTGGCCCATCTCGGGCAGAAGCTGGCAGTGGTGGGCCTGGCTTCACCTTCACCTTCCGCAGCCCCGAGGAGGTCTTCCGGGAATTCTTTGGGAGTGGAGACCCTTTTGCGGAGCTCTTTG ATGACCTGGGCCCCTTCTCAGAGCTTCAGAACCGGGGTTCCCGACACTCAGGCCCCTTCTttaccttctcttcctccttccctgggcACTCCG ATTTCTCCTCCTCATCTTTCTCCTTCAGTCCCGGGGCTGGTGCTTTTCGCTCTGTTTCTACATCTACCACCTTTGTCCAAGGACGCCGCATCACCACACGCAG AATCATGGAGAACGGGCAGGAGCGGGTGGAAGTGGAGGAGGATGGGCAGCTGAAGTCAGTCACAATCAATG GTGTCCCAGATGACCTGGCACTGGGCTTGGAGCTGAGCCGTCGCGAGCAGCAGCCGTCAGTCACTTCCAGGTCTGGGGGCACTCAGGTCCAGCAGACCCCTGCCTCATGCCCCTTGGACAGCGACCTCTCTGAGGATGAGGACCTGCAGCTGGCCATGGCCTACAGCCTGTCAGAGATGGAGGCAGCTGGGAAGAAACCCGCAG ATGTGTTCTGA
- the DNAJB2 gene encoding dnaJ homolog subfamily B member 2 isoform X2, producing the protein MASYYEILDVPRSASADDIKKAYRRKALQWHPDKNPDNKEFAEKKFKEVAEAYEVLSDKHKREIYDRYGREGLTGTGTGPSRAEAGSGGPGFTFTFRSPEEVFREFFGSGDPFAELFDDLGPFSELQNRGSRHSGPFFTFSSSFPGHSDFSSSSFSFSPGAGAFRSVSTSTTFVQGRRITTRRIMENGQERVEVEEDGQLKSVTINGVPDDLALGLELSRREQQPSVTSRSGGTQVQQTPASCPLDSDLSEDEDLQLAMAYSLSEMEAAGKKPADVF; encoded by the exons ATGGCATCCTACTACGAGATCCTAGACGTGCCGCGAAGTGCGTCCGCTGATGACATCAAGAAGGC GTATCGGCGCAAGGCTCTCCAGTGGCACCCAGACAAAAACCCAGATAATAAAGAATTTGCTGAGAAGAAATTTAAGGAGGTGGCCGAGGCATATGAAGTGCTATCTGACA AGCACAAGCGGGAGATTTACGACCGCTATGGCCGGGAAGGGCTGACAGGGACAG GAACTGGCCCATCTCGGGCAGAAGCTGGCAGTGGTGGGCCTGGCTTCACCTTCACCTTCCGCAGCCCCGAGGAGGTCTTCCGGGAATTCTTTGGGAGTGGAGACCCTTTTGCGGAGCTCTTTG ATGACCTGGGCCCCTTCTCAGAGCTTCAGAACCGGGGTTCCCGACACTCAGGCCCCTTCTttaccttctcttcctccttccctgggcACTCCG ATTTCTCCTCCTCATCTTTCTCCTTCAGTCCCGGGGCTGGTGCTTTTCGCTCTGTTTCTACATCTACCACCTTTGTCCAAGGACGCCGCATCACCACACGCAG AATCATGGAGAACGGGCAGGAGCGGGTGGAAGTGGAGGAGGATGGGCAGCTGAAGTCAGTCACAATCAATG GTGTCCCAGATGACCTGGCACTGGGCTTGGAGCTGAGCCGTCGCGAGCAGCAGCCGTCAGTCACTTCCAGGTCTGGGGGCACTCAGGTCCAGCAGACCCCTGCCTCATGCCCCTTGGACAGCGACCTCTCTGAGGATGAGGACCTGCAGCTGGCCATGGCCTACAGCCTGTCAGAGATGGAGGCAGCTGGGAAGAAACCCGCAG ATGTGTTCTGA